Below is a window of Rhizobium sp. NXC14 DNA.
TTGATCTCCAATCGTCAGATCCAGCGATCCCCAGATCGACGGCTTCTGGTTGACGGGTTTCAGCTTCCGGGACGGCTTGAATTCGACAACGAATGGCTTGGTCTGCTTTGGCATTGTTCCTCCAGCCGACTAATCGCAGCGCAACATTATCGCGCTGTGCGGGTGTTGCAAGCGGACCGATCGCTGCGCGTCATACGAAGGGTTCGATGGCCCTCGTGGTATCCGGGAAGTGTGCAAAACGGCGGCGTGGCCAATCATGCTGGGGAGAAATGCGGGCCGCCGATGTCATATCCCCTTGCCTTGGTTCCCGTCGCTCTAGGTGCGGGCTCGATGGGGCAGGTCTGACCGGAGATCGGCTGCGCCTCGCTCGTTATCCCGCAACGGCGTTCCGAAACTTTCATCCCCTGGCGGCTGCGCCGCCATTCCTCGCGCTGACCAAGAAAGTGTCTCCACGCCGCCCTTCACGGTGTTCCGGCCCTGTGGGTGCGGTCCGATCGTCCCCGGCCCTTGCGACTGCCATCGAGGCCGCACTGGAGCGGCCCGATTGAGCAAAAGGAAATATCGACATGGCTACCATCGGCACCTTCACCTCCACCGAAAACGGCTTCACCGGCTCCATCCGCACACTCGCCCTCAACGTCAAGGCTCGCATCGCCCGCGTCGAGAACCCCTCGGACAAGGGCCTGCAATTCCGCATCTTCGCGGGAAGTGTCGAGTTGGGCGCCGCCTGGCAGAAGCGCTCCGAACAGGATCGCGACTACCTCTCGGTCAAGCTCGACGATCCGAGCTTTCCCTCCCCGATCTACGCGACGCTGACGGAGGTCGAAGGCGAAGACGGCTACCAGCTGATCTGGTCCCGCCCGAACCGCGACTGAGACGGTCAAGGCCCCGCCCGAAAGGGCCGGGCTTTCCTCTGCTCCCAGACCCAAGCCGGAGACAGGCATCGAGCCCGTCTTCGGCTTTTTGGTGCCACACGGGAGGGAGGGATAGCTGCTCAGAACCCGGCATTGTGCCGCTCGGCGATAGCGGCCTCAAGGATGAGCGGTACCCCCCAATTTTCTCCAGGCGCCTGGAAGCGACTTCCGAAAATCGGCTCCCCCACTCCCCGGCCCTGCCGGTCGCTTGCGCGATCCCTGACCCCGCCATCCCCTCCCGGCCGCTGTCGTCGTCTTTCACGAAATCAGGAGATCAGACGATGACCTACACCCTGGAAATCCAAATTGAGGAACTGCGCGCCGAACTGAGGAACGCCTGCGATGCCGCCGAGCGCCGCAAGATCGAGGCCGAGCTTGAACTCGCCCAGGCTGATCTGGCCGTGACGCTTGCCGAACAGGATGGTGCGATCGTTGCCGAGCCGCCTTTCTGAGGCGGCTCTTTATGCGATACGTCAAGCCGGTGCGCCGGATTGACCGGCTTCCCGGCTGTCAGGGATTTTACCCCTCGACACTCCAGCCGGCTCGCGCCGGAAACGGTCGCGGTCCCTTCTGGCCCGCGGGTCTCTTTTCTCTCTGACGTCCCATTTTACTCCAGCAAATCCGGCGTCAAGAACGGCGCGGTCTCCCCCAATTTTTCCGTCGCTGCGCTCCCCAAAAAATCGGCTCCCCCGCTTGCAAGTCGCGTTCCGCGCTTCTTGTCCCCTCTTTGCCACGGAGTGGCCGATCTCCGTCATCAAGATGAAGGAAATCACATCATGACCACGGATCAGAACCTTATGCTCCACACCAGGCTTTCCGGTTTCCGGCTCGTCGTGCGAGCAAACCGCTTCGGCTGCGAGACCGAGTTTTCACGAGCGCTTCATGACCGTCTGATCGAAGGGCTCGATGCGGCTCACGCTCGCCTCCGCACCATCATGGCATTGGAGCGGCGCGTTCTTGCCGGCGACGACGAATATGCCGCCTATCGGCTCCAAGGCGAGAACGAGATATTCGAGCGTTTCACCATCAACTTGCTGGATGAGCTCGAGATCGATTTCGACACGCACGAATACCGCATCAACGGTGGCAATTGGACCAATGCTTTGTCGGCGGATTGCGACGGCGTCGAAATCGATTATCCAAGCCTTGTTGCGCTGAGCGAGACCGAAATGGGCTCCTTGGGAGCGATCGTCAGGGATATCCGCCAGGAAACAGGCATCGTCATCCATGCGGCGCGTGTCGTCTATGCCAGATGCGAAACCTCCTGAGGGGGCTTTTGCGATTTCCGAGGACGGCGAGAGCGGCTGCGTGAGGGCATTGGCAAGCTTGTGATCGCAGCGAGCGTGACCAGTTCAACGTCTCCTTGTCGACAAGCTGTCATCTCTCATCGGGGATATTGCAGCCCGTCCGTCCGGCCGCAACCTGGCGCCGCCGGAATTTTCCCCGCCGCATTCTGCGGCTCCTCGCGAGATCAAAATTCAGGCGCCGCCAGGTCCTCCACATTCGTTTCGGCCTTGCCAGGTGCAACCCTCCTTCCCGGTCTGCTGTCGATCCCCGCAAAGCGCAATCGACAAGGAGATCCATCATGCAACAGCTCGCTCAATTCCTCGCCGCCACCGGCCGCCAACTCCGCGCCCTCGGCAAGGTGATCAGCCACTTCTTCCGCAAGGGCAAGCTCGCACTGAAGCTTGGCCTCAAGATTCCGTTCTTCGTTGAGATCGAGGTGTCGTTCGAGACCGACTGGAACCGGCGCCGATGAGGCGCCCTTAAGGCCCGCTTCGGCGGGCCGTTCTCAATGCGCCACTGAGGCGCGCGGACGATAGCCGCGCTTGCACTTTCGTCGGAGCAGATCGAGGAACAGGTCTACGGCTTCCTCTTCCCGACCGAAATGATGGACCATCATCTGCCCCTTGCTTCCGATGCGGCCCCATTTGCGCAGAAGACAGACGTCCCCGAACAGGTTGGGTTCGATCGACATGGCATAGTAGCGGGCCATGTTCTTCGAGGCGTCCGAGCGCTCGACATAGAGATGGTAGGGTTGCGAGATCATGAGGTCAGAATCTCTGAACTCGGGAATCCCGTCCAACGACACTTATGAATCGGTCGGCACGGATTGATTCAGATCTGTGATGAAACGCGAGTGGCGGGCTTGGGGGAGACGCCTTCGGCGCACGGCTGTAATCGCTTACGCTCTCCGAACCCGCCGGGCGGTTTCGGCCATCCGGCAACGATCCTCTCGCGGGTCCTCAGCCGCACCATCCGTGTCTTGCACCGTCCCAGCGCCTGGCAAGGCCCTCGTTGCGATCGTCCTTGTCGGGACGCGGACAGGATCATTCCGCTTAGAAGAGTTGCACCTGCTGTCATTCTGGCAGCTGAGTGCGTCCGATACATTGGAAGATCCGTTCCACGAAGAACCATCCTGCGGCGGGTCGTCTCGACCGCGTAAACGACTCTGTATCCGACAAACGACATCGTCGTAATTCAAAGGCAAGTCATATTCACCGAATGAAAGCATAGATCAAAACAAGCTTGACGGAGGTGCGATTAAACGACTCTTCATTTTTCTCGATCGGTCTTGCTGGCTGCGCTGCGCGCCGGCTCGACCGGATAGGTTCCAGGCGTCTCTTCGAGCCTGTGAAACCTGTTCGTCCCGACGCAAGCCTTCATGTCGTCACGCCGGAACCAGATCGCACGGCCGCATCTGAGCGGCGCGTTGCCCGCCGTAAAGACAATCTGCTCGTCCGCGCGCATGCGAAGCACCTCGTGCGGCTGGATCAGCGGTCGCGCCGCCAACTGCTTCGATCGCGTGCGCGACGATCCCTTCGCCTGGAAACTGCAGCTCACCTGGTCGATCTCGACGGTCGTCATGCCGCAACGGCGCGAGATGTAGTCCGCGGTTTCGGGATCGTTGATCGCCGCAAACGAAATCCAGCTTGCGCTCTCGAACCACTTGCTGGCGGCGTCGCGGCCGCCAAAGGTTTCGCGCATTTGGCCGATCGACTGGTAGATCATGATGAGCGTGATGCCATACTTGCGGCCGGCGTCGCGCGCTGTCTCAAGAATCCGCATGTAGCCGAGGCGGGCGACCTCATCGAGGAGGAACAGCGCCCTACCTTTCATCGAGCCATCTCGATTGTAGATCGCGTTGAGGAACGAGCCGATGATGACCCGCGCCAAGCCCGCATGCGTCTCCAGCGTCTTGAGGTCGATGTTGATGAAGATGTCGGTCTTTCCGTCGGCAAGATCGCCCGTCGAGAATGTCTTTCCGGAAACCAGCGCCGCATAGTTCTGGTATGAGAGCCAGTGGGTTTCTTTGATCGCATTGGCGTAGACACCGGAGAAGGTTTCGGGCGTCATGTTCACGAAGGCCGCGACATTTTCCTTCACGAAATCCGAGTCCGAATTGTCGTAGATCTCCTGCAGACGTTGCCGCAGCTTCGGTTCGGGCTCAGAGAGATTGGCGCGAACCTGGCGCAGCGTCTGGCTTTCCTTCTCCGTATGGCCGGACAGGCAAACGTCGGCGATCATCGCCGTCAACAATTGCAACGCCGAAGCCCGGAAGAAATCATCGCGCACACCACGCGTGCCGCCGCTATCGCTCATGATCCATGAGGCGACGGACGCGATATCCTCTTCCTTGGTGCCGCCGAATTGCCCGATCCAGTCAAGGGCATTGAAACCCGTCTCCGGGTTTTTGGGATCGAGGACGAACAGGTCCCGGTTGAAGTTCGTCCGGTGGGCTGAGACCATCGGCACCACTTCGTTCGATGGATCGAGAACGATCAGCGAGCCGCCCCATTTCAGCGCCGTCGGTATCGTCACCGACGTCGTTTTGAAGCCGCCGGAACCAGCGAAGACGATGCCATGTGACGAACCGAAGGATCCGTCGAAGCAGAGCAGCGGCGACTTGCCGCCGGCGCCCCATGTCTCCGGGTTGTCGGCACGAAACGAGCGCGCTGCGGTGCTGTCCTTGTCGACACGATATCGCTCGCCGACCACGATGCCGCCCGCATCCGCAAGCAGCTTTTCGGCATCGGCGAGTTTCATCCAGTCGGCTTCGCCATGCAGCGCCCGCTTGCCGCGGATGCGCTTCGGCTCGGCTCTGGCGAATGCCGCGTTGCCGGCCAGCGCGACGCGCAGAGCAAAGCATGAGGCCATCGCCGCCGCTCCGGCTCCGATCAGCGTCGCCGGATCGACATAGGAGAGAATGGACTTACCGGCCGGAACCTCATCTGTGAGTGCAGACAATCTCATCGCTTCGCGAATTGCGGCGATCAGCACCGTCGCCACGCCGCCTGCAACGACGCCCCAACCTGTTGTCTTGATTCTGATCGAGCCTGCGCTCGCAAACAGGAAGACGATACCGACGAGCCCTGCACTGGCATACGGCAGCGCGATCCCGGCTCGGCCCAGCGTCTGCCGCGCGCCCTCTGTTTTTCCGAACTGGGACAGCCAGTGCTCGATCCCGGTCAAACCAACGACGACCACGATCATCAATGCGGCGGGCGCGATGAAGAGCAGGATCCTATTCATCGGCTTTCCCAAAGGCCTCCGCGCCGACCGCCATCAGTCGCGTTCGTTCCATCTCGTCGGCTTTGAGGCGCTGGCGCAACTCGATCAGCGCCCCTAGCAGAAGCGCCCGTTTCTCATAACGAAGACCGGCTTTGACGATCAGACCGCCAAGCTCGATCTTTTCCCGCGTGTCCTTCTTGCGGGCGTCGGATGTTGTCGTGCGCGCCATCCGCTCAAGCCTGAGCAGTCCCGCCCGCAGCCGCGCCAGACGCGTCCTGCGTGGACGATGCGCTGCTTTCGCTAGCGCCGCCTCCCCTTTTCCCTCCGGTCGTAGCGGCCTTTCCTCCGCGAAACCGCTTCGCCAGATCCTCGAATATGCCCTGCAGCTCTGCCTCGTCGATCTCGATTTCCCCAAGTCCGGCCTTAAGGGCTATCCGGCCGATACGCTCGGCCTCACGGGTCGCGGCGACCTTGAGCTGCTCCTGGAGCCTGGCGATTTCGTCACGGATCTTCGATGCTGGCTTCTTCATGTCCGT
It encodes the following:
- a CDS encoding DUF736 domain-containing protein, which codes for MATIGTFTSTENGFTGSIRTLALNVKARIARVENPSDKGLQFRIFAGSVELGAAWQKRSEQDRDYLSVKLDDPSFPSPIYATLTEVEGEDGYQLIWSRPNRD
- a CDS encoding WGR domain-containing protein, with product MISQPYHLYVERSDASKNMARYYAMSIEPNLFGDVCLLRKWGRIGSKGQMMVHHFGREEEAVDLFLDLLRRKCKRGYRPRASVAH
- the traG gene encoding Ti-type conjugative transfer system protein TraG — translated: MNRILLFIAPAALMIVVVVGLTGIEHWLSQFGKTEGARQTLGRAGIALPYASAGLVGIVFLFASAGSIRIKTTGWGVVAGGVATVLIAAIREAMRLSALTDEVPAGKSILSYVDPATLIGAGAAAMASCFALRVALAGNAAFARAEPKRIRGKRALHGEADWMKLADAEKLLADAGGIVVGERYRVDKDSTAARSFRADNPETWGAGGKSPLLCFDGSFGSSHGIVFAGSGGFKTTSVTIPTALKWGGSLIVLDPSNEVVPMVSAHRTNFNRDLFVLDPKNPETGFNALDWIGQFGGTKEEDIASVASWIMSDSGGTRGVRDDFFRASALQLLTAMIADVCLSGHTEKESQTLRQVRANLSEPEPKLRQRLQEIYDNSDSDFVKENVAAFVNMTPETFSGVYANAIKETHWLSYQNYAALVSGKTFSTGDLADGKTDIFINIDLKTLETHAGLARVIIGSFLNAIYNRDGSMKGRALFLLDEVARLGYMRILETARDAGRKYGITLIMIYQSIGQMRETFGGRDAASKWFESASWISFAAINDPETADYISRRCGMTTVEIDQVSCSFQAKGSSRTRSKQLAARPLIQPHEVLRMRADEQIVFTAGNAPLRCGRAIWFRRDDMKACVGTNRFHRLEETPGTYPVEPARSAASKTDREK
- a CDS encoding type IV conjugative transfer system coupling protein TraD, producing MARTTTSDARKKDTREKIELGGLIVKAGLRYEKRALLLGALIELRQRLKADEMERTRLMAVGAEAFGKADE
- the traC gene encoding conjugal transfer protein TraC, which gives rise to MKKPASKIRDEIARLQEQLKVAATREAERIGRIALKAGLGEIEIDEAELQGIFEDLAKRFRGGKAATTGGKRGGGASESSASSTQDASGAAAGGTAQA